A DNA window from Castanea sativa cultivar Marrone di Chiusa Pesio chromosome 7, ASM4071231v1 contains the following coding sequences:
- the LOC142642030 gene encoding cucurbitadienol 11-hydroxylase-like has protein sequence MWSVWLSVISLLIVISTHWVYRWRNPKCKGKLPPGSMGIPLIGETLDFLVSNNSLDTPPFIKKRMMKFGPIFRTSLAGRPMVVSSDPEFNYYVFQQEGKLVEQWYMDSFSKLLGQDVTRLSNQRNIHKYLRNTILSHVGPEALKDKLLPYLEDAISQKLQGWSKLPSLEVKKSLAVMIFKLTAKLLISYDAEKSGDNIDDFFSNFMEGFMKLPINIPGTAYHKCLQKRQKVVNLITNIYEERKRNPEIGKGDFLDQILMDMKTETFLTDKFIIYVMFGLLLASFETISSTLTLAIKLLSEKPKVVQELTEEHEAIIKSREDANSGLTWKEYKSMTFTHNVVNESLRLASVAPGILRKTIQDIEVNGYTIPKGWSLMVVPSAIQLNPNIYEDPLSFDPWRWQGISANVTAKNFIPFGAGMRTCAGADFSKVFMGVFLHVLVTKYRWTIIKGGQVMRTPALGFGDGIHIQVLTKHA, from the exons ATGTGGTCTGTTTGGCTTTCTGTTATTAGCTTGCTTATTGTGATTTCCACGCATTGGGTTTATAGGTGGAGGAATCCTAAATGTAAAGGAAAATTACCTCCTGGTTCTATGGGCATCCCACTTATTGGGGAGACCCTTGATTTTCTAGTATCAAACAACTCACTGGACACCCCACCTTTTATCAAGAAAAGGATGATGAA atttggGCCAATATTTCGGACAAGTTTGGCAGGACGGCCAATGGTGGTATCATCTGATCCTGAAttcaattattatgtttttcaaCAAGAAGGAAAATTGGTTGAACAGTGGTATATGGACTCCTTTTCTAAGCTTCTTGGCCAAGATGTAACAAGACTTAGTAATCAAAGAAACATTCATAAGTACCTTCGGAACACAATCTTGAGTCATGTTGGTCCTGAGGCTCTCAAGGACAAGTTGTTGCCTTACTTAGAGGATGCGATAAGTCAAAAATTGCAAGGTTGGTCTAAGCTACCCAGTTTGGAAGTGAAGAAAAGCCTTGCAGTT ATGATTTTTAAACTTACAGCAAAACTATTGATAAGTTATGACGCAGAGAAATCCGGAGAtaatattgatgatttttttagtAACTTCATGGAAGGATTTATGAAATTACCTATAAACATTCCTGGTACTGCTTACCATAAATGTCTACAG AAACGGCAGAAGGTGGTAAACTTGATAACTAACATATATGAGGAGAGAAAGCGTAATCCCGAAATTGGCAAAGGAGATTTTCTTGATCAAATTTTGATGGACATGAAAACTGAAACATTCTTGACAGATAAATTTATAATCTATGTGATGTTTGGGCTTCTCCTTGCCAGCTTTGAGACTATATCCTCAACTCTTACATTAGCTATTAAATTACTTAGCGAAAAGCCAAAAGTGGTGCAAGAATTGACG gAGGAGCATGAAGCAATTATTAAAAGTAGAGAGGATGCCAATTCTGGACTCACATGGAAGGAATACAAATCTATGACATTTACTCATAAC GTTGTCAATGAATCACTTAGGCTGGCTAGTGTTGCTCCGGGGATTTTGAGGAAAACAATCCAAGACATTGAAGTAAATG GATATACAATTCCAAAAGGCTGGTCTCTTATGGTGGTTCCTTCTGCCATTCAACTGAACCCAAACATTTATGAGGACCCTCTTAGCTTCGATCCATGGAGATGGCAG GGTATCTCAGCGAACGTCACAGCAAAGAACTTCATACCTTTTGGAGCAGGCATGAGGACATGTGCAGGAGCAGATTTCAGCAAGGTTTTTATGGGCGTCTTCCTACATGTGTTAGTCACCAAATACAG GTGGACTATAATAAAGGGTGGACAGGTGATGCGGACTCCTGCTTTAGGATTTGGAGATGGTATTCACATTCAGGTCTTAACAAAGCATGCATGA